In Nomia melanderi isolate GNS246 chromosome 5, iyNomMela1, whole genome shotgun sequence, a single genomic region encodes these proteins:
- the LOC116425199 gene encoding uncharacterized protein LOC116425199, with amino-acid sequence MALIGNQHDYPVTTAVITTNYSSSRTYESLYPSPYNSPSYDSVKVPCGENYGHKGEHTPRKESGPVNYASEVITKYSRTPDSYDRSSFGMLTPMTPQRYEPQHAISHTVSPRSMLHEENSVEYIPAAYCYETPPQEQKFQMLEKNEPMQMIAEPLRNCWEPVTSAQKQLSPVNSPRRGRRRSRDIPPSPSVLKRRRLAANARERRRMNGLNDAFDKLREVVPSLGADHKLSKFETLQMAQTYIAALCDLLQRHDGKWQ; translated from the exons ATGGCTTTGATTGGTAATCAGCACGATTATCCGGTGACCACCGCAGTGATAACGACCAATTATTCGAGCAGTAGAACGTACGAATCTTTGTATCCTTCGCCGTACAACTCGCCGAGTTATGATTCCGTGAAAGTCCCTTGCGGGGAGAATTACGGGCACAAAGGTGAGCACACGCCGCGGAAAGAGTCGGGGCCGGTTAATTACGCGAGTGAAGTAATCACGAAGTACTCGAGAACTCCGGACTCGTATGACAGAAGTTCCTTCGGTATGTTGACGCCTATGACCCCTCAAAG GTATGAACCACAGCACGCGATAAGTCACACGGTTTCACCGAGATCGATGCTACACGAAGAGAACTCCGTTGAATACATTCCGGCGGCTTATTGCTACGAAACGCCACCGCAGGAGCAAAAATTTCAGATGCTCGAGAAGAATGAGCCGATGCAAATGATCGCCGAGCCACTGAGGAACTGCTGGGAACCCGTTACATCCGCTCAG AAACAGTTATCGCCAGTCAATAGCCCGCGACGCGGAAGGAGACGATCAAGGGACATACCGCCGTCGCCGAGCGTGTTGAAGCGTCGACGTCTCGCGGCGAACGCGCGGGAGAGACGCCGCATGAACGGGTTGAACGACGCCTTCGACAAACTGAGAGAAGTGGTCCCCAGTCTGGGGGCTGATCACAAACTGAGCAAATTCGAGACGTTGCAAATGGCGCAGACTTACATCGCAGCGTTGTGCGATCTCCTTCAGCGGCACGACGGAAAATGGCAATAA